From Segatella copri, the proteins below share one genomic window:
- a CDS encoding PDDEXK nuclease domain-containing protein, protein MNETTKQNNGLLPNGYDLWRKDIEALIDTAKLQTAINVNQGMLSLYWSIGKQILDKQEKLGWGKQIISQLSKDLSLCYPGDRGYSERNLRNMKRFASEYPDFPFLQVPLAKFKESTIWQVALAKLEKANKEFVQVPLAQITWYHHISLLSKVKDDTERAYYITETAQNGWSRDVMLMQIDNGYIYAKGHAINNFEQTLPPPQSDLAKYIFKDPYNFSFLGTVALQNELDIEKSLTSKITDFLLEMGRGFAYIGRQYHITVDGDDYYIDLLMYHLKLHCYVVVELKAVEFKPEFVSKLNFYISAVDDSVKSPEDKPTIGLLLCRSKSDKKAEFSLRGITQPMGIAQYETEKLFADVASALPQIEELERNIDNV, encoded by the coding sequence ATGAATGAGACAACAAAACAGAACAACGGATTGTTGCCTAATGGCTATGACCTATGGCGCAAAGACATTGAGGCATTGATTGACACAGCAAAACTGCAAACAGCAATCAATGTAAATCAAGGTATGTTGTCGCTGTACTGGAGTATTGGCAAGCAAATTCTTGACAAACAGGAGAAACTGGGTTGGGGAAAGCAGATCATTTCCCAATTATCAAAAGATTTAAGCTTATGCTACCCTGGTGACAGAGGATACTCAGAGCGCAATCTACGAAATATGAAAAGATTTGCCTCAGAATACCCAGACTTTCCTTTTTTACAAGTGCCACTTGCAAAATTTAAGGAATCAACAATTTGGCAAGTGGCACTTGCCAAATTAGAAAAAGCCAACAAAGAATTTGTGCAAGTGCCACTTGCACAAATTACCTGGTATCACCATATTTCGCTTCTTTCAAAAGTGAAAGACGATACGGAGCGCGCCTATTATATTACAGAAACGGCACAAAATGGCTGGAGCCGTGATGTCATGCTCATGCAGATTGACAATGGTTACATCTATGCAAAAGGGCATGCTATCAACAACTTTGAACAGACATTACCTCCACCACAATCTGATTTAGCAAAGTACATTTTCAAGGATCCGTATAATTTTAGTTTCTTGGGGACGGTTGCCCTACAGAATGAACTCGATATAGAGAAGTCCTTGACTAGTAAGATAACAGACTTTCTACTTGAGATGGGGCGTGGCTTTGCATATATAGGTAGGCAATATCACATTACCGTTGATGGTGATGATTACTACATAGACTTGTTGATGTACCATCTAAAGCTCCATTGCTACGTAGTTGTAGAATTGAAAGCCGTAGAGTTTAAGCCAGAATTTGTCAGCAAACTCAACTTCTACATCTCAGCTGTAGATGATTCTGTCAAGTCGCCAGAAGACAAGCCAACTATCGGTCTTCTCCTCTGCCGTAGTAAAAGTGACAAGAAAGCAGAATTCTCACTTCGTGGAATTACCCAACCAATGGGCATTGCCCAATATGAGACAGAGAAACTGTTTGCTGATGTTGCTTCTGCACTGCCACAAATAGAAGAGTTAGAAAGAAATATTGATAACGTATAA